From Rudanella lutea DSM 19387, a single genomic window includes:
- a CDS encoding SDR family NAD(P)-dependent oxidoreductase yields the protein MFSLQNKTALVTGGASGIGLAISTAFAQAGASVHILELNTDQAQKVADELNATGGRVQAHAVDVSKQADVRAVIDRIAAEGPIHILVNNAGIAHVGNAETTTEADLDRLYNVNVKGVYNCLHVTIPHLKANGGGVILNMASVAATVGIPDRFAYSMTKGAVLTMTLSVAKDYLKHNIRCNCISPARVHTPFVDGFLAKNYPGQEAEMFAKLAATQPIGRMAKPAEIGALALYLCSDEASFITGTDYPIDGGFLRLNN from the coding sequence ATGTTTTCTCTACAAAACAAGACTGCCCTCGTCACGGGGGGGGCCAGTGGTATTGGGCTAGCTATTTCGACGGCGTTTGCCCAGGCCGGGGCCTCAGTGCATATTCTCGAACTGAATACCGATCAGGCCCAGAAAGTGGCCGACGAGCTGAATGCCACCGGAGGCCGGGTGCAGGCTCATGCCGTTGATGTATCGAAACAAGCCGATGTTCGGGCGGTAATCGACCGAATTGCGGCCGAAGGACCGATTCATATTCTGGTCAACAACGCGGGCATCGCGCACGTTGGCAATGCCGAAACCACCACCGAGGCCGACCTCGACCGGCTGTACAACGTCAATGTAAAGGGCGTGTACAACTGCCTGCATGTGACTATTCCCCATCTGAAAGCCAATGGCGGAGGGGTTATCCTGAATATGGCATCGGTAGCAGCCACCGTCGGTATTCCCGACCGGTTTGCGTACTCCATGACCAAAGGAGCCGTACTGACCATGACCCTGTCGGTGGCCAAAGATTACCTCAAACACAACATTCGGTGCAACTGTATCTCGCCAGCGCGGGTACACACGCCATTTGTCGACGGGTTTCTGGCCAAGAATTACCCCGGTCAGGAAGCCGAAATGTTTGCTAAACTGGCAGCTACCCAGCCCATTGGGCGGATGGCCAAACCAGCCGAAATTGGTGCATTGGCCCTGTACCTGTGCTCCGATGAGGCCTCGTTTATCACCGGCACCGACTACCCAATCGACGGGGGCTTTTTGCGGCTCAACAACTAA
- a CDS encoding carboxy terminal-processing peptidase, translating to MKKYLVTLLPVLILSIQPDSPSSGAHQFGTATAGASALTASSDEDLKPTISQERVEQTVARLLTTYHYRKVRLNDSLSSKVWDNYLEQVDRNKTYLLASDVAAFDKYRTQVDDALVNGDLSAAYEFYNVFRKRYTERSTYVQDLLKKPFTFTVDETLNTNREKAPWAKDAGELNEIWRKMLKNQALELKLAGQKDSAITATLTQRYKNLDKAVARIRSDDVFQMYMNAFAEALDPHTNYLNPSNADRFNQEMSQSLEGIGAMLQEDGEYIKISNVIPGGPAFKSKQLNSNDKIVGVAQGDNGPMVSIIGYRVDDAVKLIKGPKATVVRLQIRAADALASSAPKEVRLVREKIKLEEQRAKKEVIELTENGRNYKLGVINIPLFYRDFEGARKREENFSSTTSDVKRMIDSLKQQRVDGIVIDLRNNGGGSLTEAINLTGLFIQKGPVVQVREGSGETEVYSDLDPSVTYDGPMAVLVNRFSASASEIFAAAIQDYKRGLIVGGQTFGKGTVQTLIDLNQWMPKETDKVGQVKMTIQKFYRVNGSSTQHKGVTPDIELPSGYSAEEFGESSQPSALPWDQIPATRYDLTNAVNDKVLNRVKERFETRLKNDPELKKLSQELAEFKKAKENTVVSLQETKRRKERDEAEKKREALRKEVAEDPEGIDETGTATANQADKDKKKKKDLYLTETGRILADYIVAVNK from the coding sequence ATGAAGAAATACCTCGTAACCTTATTGCCCGTGCTGATTCTGAGCATTCAGCCGGATTCTCCCTCTTCGGGTGCGCACCAATTCGGAACGGCGACGGCGGGGGCTTCGGCCCTGACGGCCTCATCTGACGAGGATTTAAAGCCAACTATTTCGCAGGAAAGAGTTGAGCAGACGGTAGCCCGTTTGCTCACGACCTATCACTACCGGAAAGTTCGGTTAAACGACTCACTGTCGTCGAAAGTGTGGGATAATTACCTGGAGCAGGTCGATCGGAACAAAACGTATTTGCTGGCTTCTGATGTAGCCGCGTTCGATAAGTACCGCACGCAGGTCGACGATGCGCTGGTTAACGGCGATCTGTCGGCGGCCTACGAGTTTTACAACGTGTTTCGTAAACGGTACACCGAGCGCAGCACCTACGTACAGGACCTGCTGAAAAAACCGTTCACGTTCACGGTTGATGAAACACTGAACACTAACCGCGAGAAAGCCCCTTGGGCTAAAGATGCGGGCGAGCTGAACGAAATCTGGCGCAAAATGCTCAAGAATCAGGCACTGGAACTGAAACTGGCTGGCCAGAAAGACAGCGCCATTACCGCAACGCTTACCCAACGGTACAAAAACCTGGATAAAGCGGTGGCCCGGATTCGGAGCGACGATGTGTTCCAGATGTACATGAACGCTTTTGCCGAAGCTCTCGACCCGCACACAAACTACCTCAACCCCAGCAACGCTGACCGATTCAATCAGGAAATGAGTCAGTCGCTGGAGGGCATCGGGGCCATGTTGCAGGAAGATGGTGAGTACATCAAAATCTCGAATGTGATTCCGGGTGGCCCTGCGTTTAAGAGCAAGCAGTTAAACTCCAACGATAAAATTGTTGGGGTAGCTCAGGGCGACAACGGCCCGATGGTGAGTATTATCGGGTACCGGGTCGATGATGCGGTGAAGCTCATCAAAGGCCCCAAAGCAACGGTTGTTCGGTTGCAGATTCGGGCGGCCGATGCCCTGGCCAGCTCGGCCCCGAAAGAGGTTCGGCTGGTTCGGGAGAAAATCAAACTCGAAGAGCAACGGGCCAAGAAAGAAGTGATTGAGCTGACCGAAAACGGCCGTAATTACAAACTTGGGGTAATCAACATTCCGTTGTTCTACCGCGACTTTGAGGGAGCCCGTAAGCGTGAAGAAAACTTCAGCAGCACTACCAGCGATGTGAAACGAATGATCGACTCGTTGAAGCAACAGCGCGTTGATGGTATTGTGATCGACCTACGCAACAATGGCGGTGGCTCACTCACTGAAGCAATTAACCTGACGGGTCTGTTTATTCAGAAGGGGCCGGTGGTGCAGGTGCGTGAAGGCTCGGGTGAAACCGAAGTTTACAGCGACCTCGACCCCAGCGTAACCTACGATGGACCAATGGCCGTACTGGTAAACCGGTTTAGTGCGTCAGCTTCTGAAATTTTCGCGGCTGCCATTCAGGACTACAAACGCGGCCTTATTGTTGGTGGCCAAACATTTGGTAAAGGAACGGTGCAAACGCTCATCGACCTGAACCAGTGGATGCCCAAAGAGACCGACAAAGTAGGCCAGGTGAAAATGACGATCCAGAAGTTTTACCGGGTTAATGGCAGCAGCACGCAGCACAAAGGCGTAACGCCCGACATCGAATTGCCGTCGGGTTACTCGGCCGAAGAGTTTGGCGAAAGTTCTCAGCCAAGCGCCCTGCCCTGGGATCAGATTCCGGCAACTCGCTATGACCTGACCAATGCCGTAAATGACAAGGTTCTGAACCGGGTGAAAGAGCGGTTTGAGACACGTCTGAAAAACGATCCTGAACTGAAAAAGCTGTCGCAGGAATTGGCTGAGTTTAAGAAAGCCAAAGAAAACACGGTTGTTTCACTGCAGGAAACCAAGCGTCGGAAAGAGCGCGATGAAGCCGAGAAGAAGCGGGAAGCCCTACGCAAGGAAGTAGCCGAAGACCCGGAGGGTATCGATGAAACTGGCACGGCTACCGCCAATCAGGCCGACAAAGACAAGAAGAAGAAAAAAGATCTGTACCTGACCGAAACGGGGCGGATCCTGGCCGACTACATTGTGGCTGTTAACAAATAG
- a CDS encoding UxaA family hydrolase: MPAQVLKVHPDDNVIVALRNLPAQSTIAFEGQSYTLPIGVDAKHKFVTEDLPTGGVVRMYGVTVGKATQPIRRGEPITTFNLKHESDQYGLDKRRPYTYAAPDVTKWQNRTFMGYHRADGRVGTRNYWLVVPLVFCENRNILILKDAFERELGYAQPDTYRDQVRELLSLYQHGDLEAINSLQSSLPNGHATQHQANRPFKNVDGIKFLTHEMGCGGTRQDSAYLCSLLAGMINNPNVAGATVLSLGCQHLQTGMLEEEVRRQNPAFDKPLLLFEQQEGTEFALMAQAVKETFLGLTQINKIERKPAPLSQLCVGLKCGGSDGFSGLSANPAIGHLSDVLGALGGKTVLAEFPELCGAEQDLIDRTADDAKAGKFIRLMQTYSAQAEAAGSGFDMNPSPGNIKDGLITDAIKSAGAAKKGGNAPVADVLDYAEPAVAPGLSLLCTPGNDVEATTGMAGSGTNLILFTTGLGTPTGNPICPVVKISTNTALKNRMPDVIDFDSGPIIDGEQTIPENGDLLLEWLIQLASGEVTTKAEQLGQDDFIPWKRGVSL, from the coding sequence ATGCCTGCCCAGGTACTTAAAGTTCATCCCGACGACAACGTAATTGTAGCCCTTCGGAACCTACCCGCCCAATCGACCATTGCGTTTGAAGGCCAGTCGTACACATTGCCCATCGGCGTGGATGCCAAACATAAATTTGTGACCGAAGACCTCCCAACGGGCGGTGTGGTGCGGATGTACGGCGTAACGGTTGGCAAAGCGACCCAACCCATTCGGCGGGGCGAACCCATCACTACGTTTAACCTCAAGCACGAATCGGATCAGTATGGTCTCGACAAACGACGACCCTACACCTACGCGGCCCCCGACGTAACGAAGTGGCAAAACCGTACGTTTATGGGGTATCACCGGGCCGACGGCCGGGTGGGCACCCGCAACTACTGGCTGGTGGTTCCGTTGGTGTTCTGCGAGAACCGGAATATACTCATTCTGAAAGACGCTTTTGAACGGGAACTCGGTTATGCGCAACCCGACACGTACCGCGATCAGGTGCGCGAACTCCTGAGCCTGTACCAACACGGCGATCTGGAGGCCATCAATAGCCTGCAATCAAGCCTGCCGAACGGCCACGCTACACAGCACCAGGCCAATCGTCCGTTCAAAAATGTCGATGGCATAAAGTTCTTGACCCACGAAATGGGTTGCGGAGGCACCCGTCAGGACTCCGCCTACCTCTGTTCGTTGCTGGCCGGGATGATCAACAACCCCAACGTAGCGGGGGCCACGGTGCTGAGCTTAGGTTGCCAACACCTGCAAACCGGTATGCTCGAAGAAGAGGTGCGCCGACAGAATCCCGCCTTCGATAAACCTCTGCTCCTGTTCGAACAGCAGGAAGGCACCGAGTTTGCCCTGATGGCGCAGGCCGTCAAGGAAACGTTTCTAGGCCTGACCCAAATCAATAAAATTGAGCGGAAACCGGCCCCGCTGAGTCAGTTGTGTGTGGGCCTGAAATGCGGAGGCTCCGACGGATTTTCGGGGCTATCGGCCAACCCGGCCATTGGCCACCTATCCGACGTGCTTGGCGCGCTGGGGGGCAAAACTGTACTGGCGGAGTTCCCGGAACTCTGCGGTGCCGAGCAGGACCTGATCGACCGCACGGCCGACGATGCCAAAGCGGGCAAGTTTATCCGTTTGATGCAAACGTATTCGGCACAGGCCGAAGCCGCCGGGTCGGGTTTCGATATGAACCCCTCACCCGGTAATATTAAGGATGGACTCATCACCGACGCCATCAAGTCGGCAGGGGCAGCCAAAAAAGGGGGCAACGCGCCCGTAGCCGATGTACTCGACTATGCTGAGCCAGCCGTAGCACCCGGCCTGAGTTTGCTCTGCACGCCCGGCAACGATGTAGAAGCCACTACGGGTATGGCAGGCTCCGGCACCAACCTGATTCTGTTTACAACGGGCCTGGGTACGCCAACGGGCAACCCTATTTGCCCGGTCGTGAAAATCTCGACCAATACCGCGCTGAAAAACCGGATGCCCGATGTCATTGATTTTGATAGCGGCCCTATTATCGACGGCGAGCAAACCATTCCCGAAAACGGCGACCTCCTGCTCGAGTGGCTCATTCAGCTGGCATCGGGCGAGGTAACTACCAAAGCCGAGCAATTGGGTCAGGACGATTTTATCCCCTGGAAACGAGGGGTATCACTTTAA
- a CDS encoding RNA polymerase sigma factor, whose translation MPRHRTPSGQDEEQLWNQFRSGNETAFAQLYKDYAQVLYHYCTHFAQDRPLIKDCIHDLFVELWKHRANIGPTTSVRYYLMASIKRKLVRHLTAEQKISSQDDVQTDLLPGCDPSYESTIIAFEEDSFVNECLHKAIERLPRRQREAVYLRFYQNMSNEEISSLMQINIQSVYNLIFGALSNLKKHVTLDRIRL comes from the coding sequence ATGCCTCGCCATCGCACCCCATCCGGCCAAGACGAAGAGCAGTTGTGGAACCAGTTTCGTAGCGGTAACGAAACAGCCTTTGCCCAGTTGTACAAAGACTACGCGCAAGTACTCTACCACTACTGCACACACTTTGCGCAGGATAGACCGCTAATTAAGGACTGCATTCACGATTTGTTCGTGGAGTTATGGAAACATCGGGCCAACATCGGACCTACCACTTCGGTTCGGTACTACCTGATGGCCTCGATCAAACGTAAGTTGGTTCGGCACTTGACGGCTGAGCAGAAAATCAGCAGCCAGGATGATGTTCAAACCGATCTGTTGCCCGGTTGCGACCCCTCGTATGAGTCTACAATCATCGCTTTTGAAGAGGATAGCTTTGTGAATGAGTGCCTGCATAAAGCTATCGAGCGTTTGCCCCGCCGTCAGCGCGAAGCCGTTTATCTTCGTTTCTATCAGAACATGAGTAATGAAGAGATTTCGTCGCTGATGCAGATCAACATTCAGTCGGTATACAATTTAATTTTTGGTGCTTTAAGTAATTTGAAGAAACACGTTACCCTTGATCGCATTCGTCTTTAA
- a CDS encoding FKBP-type peptidyl-prolyl cis-trans isomerase encodes MTFFKVFLAGAASAALLSGSALAQAKKTAPKPTPAKSSARPAAPAAPGMSLRTTNDSLSYSIGLNIAQNMKQQGITDINSAMLARGINDALKGGNMAMTPEQANMVLGAFMQKQMAVRQAESAKAAEGNKKIGNAFLAENKTKPGVVTTTSGLQYKVVKEGTGSKPTPTDRVKVHYTGRLIDGKVFDSSEQRGQPAEFGVTEVIRGWTEVLQLMPVGSRWTVYIPSDLAYGDRGAGADIGPGSTLIFDVELLDIVK; translated from the coding sequence ATGACCTTTTTCAAAGTATTTTTAGCCGGTGCAGCATCGGCCGCTTTATTGTCCGGTTCCGCTCTGGCTCAGGCCAAAAAAACTGCTCCCAAACCCACCCCTGCAAAATCAAGTGCTCGCCCGGCGGCTCCGGCTGCTCCCGGTATGAGTCTGCGTACCACCAATGATTCACTCAGCTATAGCATTGGGCTCAATATTGCCCAAAACATGAAGCAGCAGGGAATCACCGATATTAATTCAGCCATGCTTGCCCGCGGTATCAACGATGCCCTAAAAGGCGGTAACATGGCCATGACGCCCGAACAGGCCAATATGGTACTGGGGGCGTTTATGCAGAAACAAATGGCCGTTCGGCAGGCCGAGAGTGCCAAAGCTGCTGAAGGCAACAAAAAGATCGGCAATGCTTTTCTGGCCGAAAACAAGACTAAACCGGGGGTAGTTACTACCACAAGTGGTCTACAGTATAAGGTGGTTAAAGAGGGTACGGGTAGCAAGCCCACCCCCACCGATCGGGTCAAAGTGCACTACACCGGCCGTCTGATCGATGGTAAAGTATTTGATAGTTCAGAACAACGCGGACAACCCGCTGAATTCGGCGTAACGGAGGTAATCCGGGGCTGGACCGAAGTGTTACAACTAATGCCCGTAGGTTCACGCTGGACGGTTTACATTCCGTCGGATCTGGCATACGGTGATCGTGGAGCGGGTGCAGACATTGGCCCCGGCTCAACACTGATTTTTGATGTGGAATTGCTGGATATTGTAAAATAA
- the atpA gene encoding F0F1 ATP synthase subunit alpha, translated as MVSVRPDEVSAILREQLSGARTEAELEEVGTVLQIGDGVARIYGLSKVQAGELLIFENGLQALALNLEEDNVGAVLLGDYSEVKEGDTVKRTNQIAYINVGEGILGRVVNTLGQPIDGLGAIQGETYEMPLERKAPGVIFRQPVNEPLQTGIKAIDAMIPIGRGQRELIIGDRQTGKTAVAIDTIINQKEFYDKGQPVYCIYVACGQKASTVKQVEATLRKAGAMDYTVIVAANASDPSPMQFFAPFTGAAIGEYFRDTGRPALVVYDDLSKQAVAYREVSLLLRRPPGREAYPGDVFYLHSRLLERAAKITANDEIAANMNDLPPSLKGVVKGGGSLTALPIIETQAGDVSAYIPTNVISITDGQIFLESNLFNSGIRPAINVGISVSRVGGNAQIKSMKKVAGTLKLDQAQFRELEAFAKFGSDLDASTKLTIERGRRNQEMLKQPQYSPVAVEQQVAIIYASTNGLLDRVPVERVKEFESEFALMMSTQHPAALEDLRKGNLSDTATSAIKKVAADLSARY; from the coding sequence ATGGTATCCGTAAGACCCGACGAGGTATCCGCCATCCTCCGCGAGCAACTCTCCGGCGCCCGCACCGAGGCAGAACTCGAAGAAGTCGGCACGGTACTGCAAATTGGCGACGGCGTAGCGCGCATCTACGGCTTGTCGAAGGTGCAGGCCGGTGAGTTGCTGATCTTCGAGAACGGTTTGCAGGCCCTGGCGCTGAACCTTGAAGAAGATAACGTAGGAGCTGTATTGCTCGGTGACTATTCTGAAGTCAAAGAGGGCGATACGGTGAAACGTACCAACCAAATTGCATACATCAACGTTGGCGAAGGTATTCTGGGCCGGGTAGTAAATACTCTCGGACAGCCTATCGACGGCCTTGGAGCAATCCAGGGCGAGACGTACGAGATGCCCCTGGAGCGTAAAGCACCGGGTGTAATCTTCCGTCAGCCCGTTAACGAGCCGCTCCAAACTGGTATTAAAGCTATCGACGCCATGATCCCCATCGGCCGCGGCCAACGGGAATTGATCATTGGTGACCGTCAGACGGGTAAGACCGCCGTGGCTATCGATACCATCATTAACCAGAAAGAATTCTACGACAAAGGCCAGCCGGTTTACTGTATCTACGTAGCCTGCGGTCAGAAAGCGTCGACCGTGAAGCAGGTAGAAGCTACGCTCCGCAAAGCCGGTGCGATGGACTACACCGTGATCGTGGCCGCTAACGCATCTGACCCCTCGCCGATGCAGTTCTTCGCGCCGTTTACGGGTGCGGCCATCGGTGAGTACTTCCGGGATACGGGCCGTCCGGCACTGGTTGTTTATGACGACTTGTCGAAGCAGGCTGTAGCCTACCGCGAAGTATCGCTGCTGCTGCGTCGCCCGCCGGGCCGCGAGGCTTATCCTGGTGACGTATTCTACCTGCACAGCCGCTTGCTGGAGCGGGCCGCTAAAATCACGGCTAACGACGAAATCGCGGCCAACATGAACGACTTACCACCGAGCCTCAAAGGGGTTGTCAAAGGTGGTGGTTCGCTCACGGCTCTCCCGATTATCGAGACGCAGGCCGGTGACGTTTCGGCGTACATCCCAACCAACGTAATTTCGATTACCGACGGTCAGATCTTCCTGGAGTCGAACTTGTTTAACTCGGGTATTCGTCCGGCTATCAACGTAGGTATCTCGGTATCGCGGGTAGGTGGTAACGCCCAAATCAAGTCGATGAAGAAAGTAGCCGGTACGCTGAAGCTCGATCAGGCTCAGTTCCGCGAACTTGAAGCATTTGCCAAGTTTGGTTCTGACCTTGATGCGTCGACCAAGCTGACCATTGAGCGGGGTCGCCGGAATCAGGAGATGCTGAAGCAGCCTCAGTACTCACCCGTAGCGGTTGAGCAGCAAGTGGCGATTATCTACGCATCAACCAACGGTCTGCTCGACCGGGTACCTGTTGAGCGCGTGAAAGAATTCGAAAGCGAGTTTGCCCTGATGATGTCAACGCAGCATCCAGCCGCTCTCGAAGACCTGCGCAAAGGGAACCTGAGTGACACTGCTACCTCAGCGATCAAGAAAGTAGCCGCCGACCTGTCGGCCCGTTATTAA
- the ade gene encoding adenine deaminase, whose product MTLTANILDLFDQRIYYGSIHIENGRISQIERVGNERPGVPYVLPGFVDAHVHVESSLLTPAQFARLAVVHGTVATVSDPHEIGNVLGVPGVEYMITDGNRVPFKFCFGAPSCVPATPFETAGATISVSDVRKLLGRREIGYLAEMMNFPGVLNEDPDVMAKIALARAFNKPVDGHAPGLRGDDAQRYIDAGIETDHECFTYEEALDKVQRGMNILIREGSAARNFEALHPLLTYYSDRVMFCSDDKHPDTLAEGHIDQLVVRALLKGHNVWNVLRAACLNPVMHYRLPVGLLREGDPADFIVINDMERFRVMHTVINGQVVAENGKTLIPDLRSDHPNHFNCSPIQPDSLAVLHEGGSIRVIEALDGQLITNELHVVPTVQNGHIVADLARDLLKLVVVNRYADAPPAVAFIKNFGLKQGAIASSVGHDSHNITAVGCDDASICRAINLIVAEKGGLSAVDGGEEYILPLPVAGLMTDVDGYEVATKYSQLDTFAKQDLGSSLAAPFMTLSFMALLVIPALKLSDKGLFDGSNFRFTKISMA is encoded by the coding sequence ATGACACTGACCGCCAACATTCTTGATCTTTTCGACCAACGTATTTATTACGGTTCCATCCATATTGAGAATGGCCGGATTTCGCAGATAGAGCGCGTAGGCAACGAGCGGCCCGGTGTGCCGTATGTGCTGCCGGGGTTTGTGGATGCGCACGTTCATGTGGAAAGTTCGTTGCTTACCCCCGCCCAGTTTGCCCGGTTGGCCGTTGTGCACGGGACCGTGGCTACGGTGTCGGACCCGCACGAGATTGGCAACGTGCTCGGGGTGCCGGGGGTCGAATACATGATTACCGACGGCAACCGGGTGCCGTTTAAGTTCTGCTTCGGAGCGCCTTCATGCGTTCCCGCTACCCCGTTCGAAACAGCGGGCGCCACCATCAGCGTGAGTGATGTTCGGAAACTGCTGGGTCGGCGCGAAATCGGGTACCTGGCCGAGATGATGAATTTTCCGGGGGTGCTCAACGAAGACCCTGATGTGATGGCGAAGATTGCCCTCGCCCGGGCGTTCAACAAGCCGGTAGACGGGCACGCGCCGGGCCTTCGGGGCGACGATGCCCAACGCTACATCGACGCTGGCATTGAAACCGATCACGAATGCTTTACGTATGAGGAAGCGCTCGATAAGGTGCAGCGGGGCATGAATATTCTGATTCGGGAGGGAAGCGCGGCCCGCAACTTCGAGGCCCTGCACCCGCTGCTGACGTATTATTCGGACCGGGTGATGTTTTGTTCGGACGATAAACACCCCGACACGCTGGCCGAAGGGCATATTGACCAATTGGTGGTGCGGGCGTTGCTCAAGGGGCATAACGTCTGGAATGTGTTGCGGGCTGCTTGCCTGAATCCGGTGATGCACTACCGGCTGCCGGTGGGGCTACTCCGGGAGGGTGACCCGGCCGACTTTATTGTGATCAACGATATGGAGCGGTTTCGGGTGATGCACACCGTGATCAACGGGCAGGTAGTTGCCGAAAACGGTAAAACGCTTATTCCTGACCTCCGCAGCGATCATCCGAATCATTTTAACTGTAGTCCTATACAACCCGATAGTCTGGCGGTATTGCACGAAGGCGGTTCTATCCGGGTCATCGAAGCGTTGGATGGACAGCTCATCACGAATGAGCTACATGTAGTGCCCACCGTTCAGAATGGGCACATCGTGGCCGATCTGGCGCGGGATCTGCTCAAGCTGGTGGTTGTCAACCGCTACGCCGATGCTCCACCGGCGGTGGCGTTTATCAAGAATTTTGGTCTCAAACAGGGTGCTATTGCTTCATCCGTTGGGCACGATTCGCATAATATCACGGCGGTGGGTTGCGACGATGCGAGTATCTGCCGGGCCATTAACCTGATTGTGGCCGAGAAAGGGGGGCTTTCGGCTGTGGATGGGGGCGAAGAATATATTTTGCCTCTGCCGGTAGCGGGTCTGATGACCGATGTTGACGGCTACGAAGTCGCAACAAAATATTCCCAACTTGATACGTTTGCCAAACAAGATTTGGGGAGTTCGCTGGCGGCTCCGTTCATGACACTTTCGTTCATGGCGTTGCTCGTAATTCCGGCTTTGAAACTGAGTGACAAAGGGTTATTTGATGGGAGTAACTTCAGATTTACCAAAATATCAATGGCATAA
- a CDS encoding carboxylesterase family protein encodes MKKHIVLLCLAFGLTQAAMAQTNLSATPPRVQVANGTLEGVAEPSGVRSFKGVPFAAPPVGNLRWREPQPAQNWSGIRKADKFGPRAMQRPVFGDMNFRSDGMSEDCLYLNVWTPAKTGKEKLPVLVYFYGGGFIAGDGSEPRYDGESMAQRGIVTLTVNYRLNVFGFMAHPELTKESPHKASGNYGLLDQQAALRWVQQNIAAFGGDPKRVTIAGESAGSVSVSAQMVSPGSKNLIAGAIGESGSLLGTLSPTPLSDAEALGVKFAGSLGANSLADLRAIPADKVLEATGQPGSPRFSTVLDGHFLPKSAIAIFSAGEQAQVPLLAGWNSEESGARGILGQDTPTPENFAKNIKRLYPDRADEVLKLYPGQTEAEVTQAATDLAGDRFIGFSTWKWTDMHVKTGGGKPVYRYFYERPRPPMTPEMGNATPGLAGGVIRDSNAPKAPPAKGAVHSAEIEYAMGNLGSNKVYAWTPDDYKVSEVMQAYFANFIKTGNPNGKGLPKWPAVTKGGPAPVLHIDVNTRTETEKNAARYQFLDQLMK; translated from the coding sequence ATGAAAAAACACATTGTACTGCTGTGTTTGGCTTTCGGGCTCACACAAGCGGCCATGGCCCAAACTAATCTGTCGGCTACGCCCCCCCGCGTGCAGGTAGCCAACGGTACGCTGGAAGGCGTTGCCGAGCCCAGCGGAGTTCGGTCATTCAAAGGCGTTCCGTTTGCCGCGCCCCCTGTGGGTAATCTTCGCTGGCGTGAGCCACAGCCTGCTCAGAATTGGTCGGGCATACGCAAGGCCGACAAATTTGGGCCAAGAGCCATGCAACGCCCTGTGTTCGGCGACATGAACTTCCGGTCTGACGGCATGAGTGAAGATTGTCTGTACCTGAACGTCTGGACACCGGCAAAAACGGGTAAGGAAAAGTTGCCCGTACTGGTGTATTTCTACGGAGGGGGCTTTATCGCGGGCGACGGCTCAGAGCCCCGATACGATGGTGAAAGTATGGCTCAGCGCGGTATTGTGACCCTGACGGTCAATTACCGGCTCAATGTGTTTGGCTTTATGGCTCACCCTGAGCTTACCAAAGAGTCGCCCCACAAGGCATCGGGTAACTACGGGTTGCTCGATCAGCAAGCAGCTCTGCGCTGGGTTCAGCAGAACATTGCCGCTTTCGGGGGCGACCCTAAACGCGTCACCATTGCGGGCGAATCGGCCGGTTCGGTATCTGTCAGTGCGCAGATGGTATCACCCGGCTCCAAAAACCTGATTGCTGGCGCCATTGGCGAGAGTGGCTCACTGCTGGGTACCCTCTCCCCCACGCCCCTGTCTGACGCGGAGGCTCTGGGGGTGAAATTTGCAGGTAGCCTCGGCGCCAACTCACTCGCCGATCTGCGGGCCATTCCGGCCGACAAAGTACTCGAAGCAACCGGGCAACCCGGTAGCCCCCGGTTTAGCACCGTGCTCGATGGCCACTTTTTACCCAAATCAGCTATTGCTATTTTTTCTGCTGGCGAGCAGGCGCAGGTGCCGTTGCTGGCTGGCTGGAACTCCGAAGAATCGGGGGCTCGTGGTATTCTGGGGCAGGACACCCCTACGCCCGAAAACTTTGCTAAAAACATCAAAAGGCTCTATCCCGACCGGGCCGACGAAGTATTGAAACTGTATCCGGGTCAGACAGAGGCCGAAGTTACCCAGGCTGCCACCGACCTGGCCGGTGATCGCTTTATCGGGTTCAGTACCTGGAAATGGACCGACATGCACGTAAAAACGGGAGGAGGCAAACCTGTGTACCGGTATTTCTACGAGCGGCCCCGCCCACCCATGACTCCCGAAATGGGCAATGCCACACCGGGACTGGCCGGTGGCGTTATCCGCGACAGCAACGCCCCCAAAGCACCACCCGCCAAAGGTGCTGTACACTCGGCTGAGATCGAATACGCTATGGGCAACCTCGGCTCCAACAAGGTGTATGCCTGGACGCCCGACGACTACAAAGTGTCGGAAGTCATGCAGGCTTATTTTGCCAACTTCATCAAAACCGGCAATCCCAACGGCAAAGGCTTACCTAAATGGCCAGCCGTAACCAAAGGTGGCCCCGCCCCGGTACTGCATATTGACGTGAACACCCGTACCGAAACGGAAAAGAACGCAGCCCGGTATCAGTTTCTGGATCAGTTGATGAAATAG